AAAGCAGAACACAGAGAAGCCCCAGTTTACTCCCATTCCAATAACGTATCGGGAGCTGTACAAAAGTCTATTCGATGCACACGTTGTATCCCCGTTCTACTTAAGACCGTTGCAACCCCCATACCCCAAGTGGTACGATGCAAGTGCCCAATGTGAATATCATGCAGGAATCACGGGACACTCGATAGAGAACTGCACCTCTTTCAAAAATGTAGTTGAAAGGCTTATCGAAATTGGTGTTGTGAAATTCGATGATGCACCTAGCGTAGGAAATTCGTTACCCAACCATACTAATAATGGGGTAAACGCGATGGAGGAGAATTAAGTTAGATGTGGCAAAAGTGAAAACCCCGACGAGGGAGGTTttgaagaagatggtggaaagaGGTTTAATCATGCGAGACTTTGGGAGTAAATCCTGAGAAGCGGGGAACTATTGTGGGTTCTACGAAGAGGAGGACCATGAGATTGAAACATGCAATGAATTCAGAACCCTGGTACAGGGTCTAATGGACAACAAAGACTTAGAGTTCTTTGAATTTGTTGAGGAGGAAGATGTATGCACCTCGGAGGAGGGTTGATAGAGAGGGTCTCTGAGGTCAATCACTCATTGGTGATCATTTCATGACCGAGAATTAATGAAGCTGGAGCAAGAATGGTGCCAAGAGTTGTGATTCAGAAGCCCGTGGCTTTTCCTTACAAGGATAGCAAAGGGTGCCTTGGAATTATAACTGTAATGTGACATCATCAAGAGAGGGAGTCCGTCAAGACGCCAGATATCTGGCCCAGAGCTCGTAAAAgggaaatatttgatgtttgAACAGGGGGAAGAGAGGAAAAAACCACTGGTTAATGAACCGGTAACTAAGGATGAAGCTAAAGAATTTTTTAAGTTCCTAAAACACAGTGAGTATAGTGTTGTGGAACAGTTGCACGAGCAGCCAGTACGCACATCAGTACTAGCTCTGCTCCAAAAGTTAGAGGTATACCGTAATGCGTTGATGAAAGTGTTGAACGAAACCTATGTCGCTGAAAACATTTCGGTGAACAAGCTAGACCGTCTTGTCAGCAACATAAGCGCCGATAATTTCATCTCTTTcaatgatgatgagataccgcctaGGGGCATGGGATCCACCAAAGCTCTATACATCACTACTCGCTTCAAAGGGTATACATTACCAGGGGTACTAATTGATAATGGATCGGCGTTGAATGTCTTGCCCCTATCCATATTGAATAGGTTGCCAATAGACAGTTCTCATATGAAGTCATGCCAAAAcatagtgagagcatttgatggcactgAAAAGAAGGTAATGGGAAGGATTGAGGTGCCTCTTCTGAtcaaaccgaacacatacaaggTAGATTTCCTAGTCATGGTTATCAAGCCTTCTTATAATTAcctattggggagaccatggattcACTCGGCAGGGGCAGTACCATCATCGTTGCACCAAAAGCTAAAGTTGGTGACAGAAGGCCGGCTGATAACGATAAACGTAGAGGAGGACATTATTGCATCTATCACTAGTGATGCGCCATATATCAAAAATGATAATGAGGCAATAGAGTGTTCATTTCAGTCATTAGAGTTTGTAAACGCAACTTTCATCACTGAAGGAGACAGGGTTCTAATGCCAAAAATATTTGAGGCTACGAGGATGAGCTTGCAACTAACAGTGGGAAAGGGGGCATTGCCTAGAAGGGGACTTGGAAAGTATCTTCATGGACGAGTTGAGGTCCCAGTTTTGGCTAATAAATAGGATCATTTTGGCTTAAGGTATAGGCCAGATGCAAAGTAAAAGAGAAGGGAGATGGAAAGGAGACAAGAGAGACGAAGAGCCCAATTGAGTAGGGCAAAGGTCAAGTGGGAATCAATGACTTTTCCCCATATTTCCAATACATTTATGTCAAGAGGAATTATCTATCCTGAGCCGAAGATAACAGGAGAAGGAATGGCCGAAGATTTGATGAGAAGCTTGAACATTAACGTCATATCTGAAAAGAAGATGATGGAAAGAGACTTGGCAAACATTCGCCCTTATGAGCCTGGAAGTGTTCTGAACAACTGGACTATGGAAGaaattcctgtagtttttagagctaatacagagtaatgttcaaaacacacttgttgTTTTAAAGCTTAGAAAtgataagaatcttttgtgaaatagggtcgTGTTCAAAACATCTTTATTTCAATACAAATATGCTTTTATGTCCTATTCTGagtaaaatttctttcttttcttgcatttcatattTAATCATGCCATACAAATACGCTATtcttatattcttttatttttcttggcTATCATTTCATGCCAACAataggtctctagatatcaatgatatgggTGATGCTGTTATGGACTCAGAGTTTCTTTTTGAGCGAGACATGTGTCTGGAAGGATCTTAAGATTTTGAAGATGATAAAGACTGTAGCTTACCTCCAGATTTGTTAAGGATAGTAGAGTAGGgggagaaacagattctaccccaTAAAGAGACAATCGAGAATGTGACCTTGGaagaagggaaagaggtgaacaTTGGAACTTGCATAAATTAGGAAATAAGACAGGACCTCATTGATTTACTgtaagagttcaaggatatcttcgcgtGGTCGTATCAGGACATGCCTGGGTTAAGCGCTGATATTGCGGTGCATCGCATCCCTATAAAAGAAGAGTATAAGCCTGTTCAATAAAAGCTTCGAAGGATAAGACCTAATGTTGTAGTAAAAATAAGAGAAGAGGtctagaagcaatttgatgtTGGGTTCTTGCAAGTTGTTaattactcagaatgggtagccaacgttGTCCCCGTctctaagaaagatggaaaaatgaGGATGTGTGTATATTATAGGGACTTAAACAAGGCCAGCCCAAAGGACAACTTCCCCCTGCCTCACatcgacactttggtagacaacacggcaggttactcgttgttctccttcatggatgttTTCTCtaggtacaatcagataaagatgtatCCTGAATATATGGAAAAGACCACATTCATAACCTTATGGGGGACTTTTTGCTGTAGGGTGATGTCATTCAGGTTGAAGAATATAGGAGCAACGTATCAAAGAGCCATAGTAaccttgtttcatgacatgatgcacaaggaaattaaagtctatgtcgacgatatgattgcaaaATCCCGAACAGAAAAGGAGCATATACAGGTTTTGAGGAAATTGTTCCTGAggttgagaaagtttcagctaaagttCAATACAACAAAATGTACTTTTGGAGCCAGTTCAGGGAAGCTGTTTGGTTTTATAGTCAGCAAAAAGGAAATTTAAGGTCGACCTTGacaaagtcaaggctatacaaaAATTGCCTCCGCCGCGCACTCAGAAGGGAGTTCGAAGTTTCCTGGAAAGACTAAATTAtatcgctcggttcatttcacagcTGATTGAGAAATGTGACTTCATATTTCGCCTTATCAAGAAACACAACCCAGGCGTGTGGGATGATAAGTGCCAGAAAACCTTTGACAAGCTTAAACAGTATTTGTCTAATCCCGTTGTGCTAATGTCACCTAGTCCTAGTAggccattgatactgtatttgacaATATTTGACAATTTAATGGGATGTGTGTTCCATCAGCACgatgagagaaagaaagaaatagcggtatattacctcagtaagaaattcactgagtgtgaaaTGATATACTCGTCAATTGAGAAATTATGTTGTGCCTTAGTTTGGACCACTCGGAGATTGAGGTACTACATGTTATACCACACAACTAGGTTAATCTCAAAACTGGACcctctaaagtacatgatggagtcgactGCTTTAAGTGGAAGAATGCCCGGTGGCAAATCTTGCtttctgaattcgacatagtttatgtgaaccagaaggctgtgaaagggagtgcaatagcagactttctggccagtagagctttagaagattacgagcctttgaattttgatttccctaatgaagatctaatgtatgtggCAACTACCGAAGAAGACATTCCAGAAGATCATTCTTGGAAACTGAATTTTGACGGGGCATCAAACGCTGTTGGTAATAGAATTGGGGCAGTCCTGATATCCCCAAATAGAGATTGTTATCCATTCActtgtaaattggattttgatttcaCGAACAATATATCAGAGtacgaagcatgtatcatgggaatcCTTGCAGCCATCGAgcgtaaaatcaaggtgttagaggtgTATGGGGGTTCTGCGCTGGTGATCTATcagctcaaaggtgaatgggaaacAAGAGACCCAAATTTGATCAACTACCGAGAGCTAGTTCTAGATTTAATTAAGGTGTTTAATGATATCACTTTCTTTTATCTCCTGcgagacgaaaaccagatggcTGACGCCTTGGCTACGTGAGCTTCATTGATCAGAGTAAATAAACAGGAGGATATAAAGTTGatccagatgagtatttatgaggctgCAACTCATTGCTGCAATATCGATGAAGAAGAGAAGATAGATGATTGTCCTTGGTATCATGATATTCTACGATATGTGAAGAACCGTGAATACCTTGATCAGGCTACGAAAAATGATAAGAGAACATTAAGGAGGCTGACCAGTGATTATGTCTTAGACGGGGAGATTCTGTATAAAATGAGGAAAGATCAGGTGCTGTTAATATGTGTTGACGCTGTTGAAGCTAAAAAAATCTAGAAGAAATCCATGAAAGTGTCTGCGATACGCATGCTAATGGGTTCACAATGGCCAGACAAATCGTGAGGTTCGGGTATTACTGGTCCACAATGGACGGAGATTGCATCAGTTACGCCAAGAAATGTCATAAGtgtcaaatttatggagacaagatccatgtgcctcattcacctcttcatgttatgacttctttGTGGCCTTTCTCAATGTGGGGCATGGACATCATTGGGCCAATTTCGCCGAAGGCTTCTAACggacatcgattcatctttgtggtcatcgattacttcaccaagtgggtagaggctgcttcatatgccaatgtcacaaaGTCGGCAGTCAGTAAGTTCTTGAATAAGGAGATCATATATCGATATGGCATGCCAGAAAAGATCATATTTGACAACGCGTTGAATTTGAATAACAGTGTGATAGTGGAAGTCTGTAGGGAATTCAAAATTAAGCACTACAGCTcatcaccatatcgcccaaaaatgaatggtgtgGTTGAGGTagccaataaaaatatcaagaaaatcgtggggaaaatgactgagacttacaAGGATTGGCATGAaagggaaaatgactgagacttacaaggattggcatgaaaagttaccatttgccctctatgcCTATCGAACATCTATCAGGAATTCTACCGGGGCAACACCTTACTCATTGGTTTATGAGATGGAGGCAGTTTTGCCCATTGAAGTCGAGATTCCTTCTCTCCGGGTTTTATCAGAGTTGAAGCTTgacgaagcagaatggatccagtcccaatatgatcagctgaacttgattgaagaaaagaggttaaaggctatccgtcatggtcaaatgtaccagaagcgaatgatgcgagcgtacaacaaaaaggttcgccctagAGTATTCCATGAGGGAGACTTGGTATTAAAAAAGATCCTCCCTTTGCAGAAAGATTTTAGAGGGAAGTtgatgccaaactgggaaggaccttatatGGTAAATAAGGCTTTTTCTGGAGGAGCACTGATATTAACTGAGATGGATGGTAAGAGCCTGCCTAACCCAAAAAATTCAGATTCAGTCAAGAAGTACTTCGCTTaaaaggtgaaaacccgcaaagggcgcctaaaaaaaaaggagaggccaatgtgaaaacttgcaaagggcgccttgagatcaaaggggttttgaattgaaaacccgagAAGGGAAATTCAAATTTCGACCAGAGGGGAGACATGTGGTAGTCTTGCTACGCTGGAATTAACGAAGAGGAAGTACGTTACATCTTGAGGCATCGTCAAAGTATTCTAGACCTTCTAGGCACGTGAAGAGTACAAAATGGTTCTCATAGAGTGCGTACGGAGGAGATcaggctgcgatatctggggcactcatttttttttcccttttaccTATGTTTTATACTCCGACAATATTTGCTTTCTTTGATTAATCCATTCCTTTTTGGATTctgtttctaataaatttcagttttgtCTATCTTTATAATCTTTTTCAAGTGCTtatattgaaataatgattaatggactattAACACTTTCATAAGAGGAGTTTTGCCTATTACTTTAAAAGGCTTTAAACAGTGCAGGAACCTGGAATTGGACTTTTGTTTAGAACTTGCCCAACTTAAGGGTAGGAAATATTTGAATCCAAATTGAGATTATCTCTTCGAATTTTTAATTAAAGATATTGGTTGAACAGGAAGGATATTGCGTCAATAACAGAAATAAGCGATGTCAACCTAAGCATAAGGATATTCCTCATTCATGTAAATATCAAGTGTACACATCAGGTCATGACACCCAAGGGGTGGTGTAATAGACTGAATTGATGAAAGATTCAGGTCCTATACTCTTGAGTTGTAGGGGAGGGTTTGGAGATGGTACGAACCTTAGGCCCCAAAAGTACAGTGAAATGGACCCTAAAATTGCAATGGGGCAAACAATTGAGCAAAATGGGTGTTTCTACGGGTCTTCTATTGGAAAAGGCTGGCTGAGCAAGAAGGCAGCATAATACGACAGTGATAAAACTCTGATGAATAACGAGTGATGacactttaattttttaaaaaaagaatcaTTTTCATGACATTTCTATATTCATATTATTCATAACAAAtatagttaggagcatttgattcatttcgatcatagcatcctaattacttaacataagcatcacatctagttaggagcatttgatttatttcgatcatagcatcctaattatttggcataagcatagataTATGAAACCGAGTCTACAGGTCATGTCCCAAAGGACGGTGTAGTAACATTGAAGAAGTGaaccttatcttcctgaagttgtagtggagcaggttgaaatgacaagtcttatctccctgaagttgtagtggagcagactgaagatagtgaatcttatttccctgaagttgcagtggaacagattgaagctataaacAGATCtgatctctctgaagttgcagtag
The Gossypium arboreum isolate Shixiya-1 chromosome 10, ASM2569848v2, whole genome shotgun sequence genome window above contains:
- the LOC108488334 gene encoding uncharacterized protein LOC108488334, coding for MYVATTEEDIPEDHSWKLNFDGASNAVGNRIGAVLISPNRDCYPFTCKLDFDFTNNISEYEACIMGILAAIERKIKVLEVYGGSALVIYQLKGEWETRDPNLINYRELVLDLIKEDIKLIQMSIYEAATHCCNIDEEEKIDDCPWYHDILRYVKNREYLDQATKNDKRTLRRLTSDYVLDGEILYKMRKDQKDFRGKLMPNWEGPYMVNKAFSGGALILTEMDGKSLPNPKNSDSVKKYFA